The segment ATAACACGGCTGTAATAATGGCATAAATAACTGCCCCCATTACTGGAATAGAAATCGATTCCATAACGTTCACTGCAATAAGCATCAACGTAATGGAAATGAGCAACTGCCCCCAAAACTTGTGAAAAGCGTGGTGACTTTGCATTTTTAATGCCACAAAGTTTTGCATAAAACTTGATAAAATAAATTCTACTATGCCGAACACAATAATAAATAGCGCAAAAGATTGCCAACTATCATATGTAAAGCCTAATAATATTAACGCGAACACTTCCACTGCAATGACTATGCCTATAATCACTAGGAAAGCGAATAATGCGATGAGGATGCCGAAAATACTTTTTAGTTTGTTCATGTAAACCTGTCCCTTCTTCATCAAAGCTCAGCTGTGGCAAATAGCTGCCGTCCTCTATTATACTCAATACTTTATAGAAAGTTTTAATTATCATCCTAATATATAGGTTTAACTTATGAAACTAACATCTCTTTAGAATGAATATCTAAATCGCCTCCCACGGCAGCGACGCACTCAATTGAGGAGGCTTTTATTAGAACGGAAAAATTTAATTCAGGGCTGGCCTGCTACATGCGCACACAGATGAGTCGTATAGATTTGTGCAAACATTGTCTGTGCGCTTCATGTGCTTAGCCAGCCCAACCTAGCGCATACTTTATTAGAATCCCTATTAGAATTCTTACAATGAAAAGATAGAAACTTTTGTTGAACTTATATAGAAGTAAATCTGTCTTAAAAAATTATTTTCATAATATTGATAGAAACCACCCGATTACATACGTATTAAGGTTATAAGGGCCCTTAGTTTGGAGGTACAAAATGGAGATTACAGAAGAAAATGTAGTAGAACAATTATTTAAGAAAAATGAAAAAGCGTTATTTTATGTGGTTGATCAATATGGCGGCATTATTAAGGCGGTTATGAAAAAATACTTAGGCAACTTAGAAATCATTCAAGATGAGTGTTTTGATGATGTACTCCTATTAGTTTGGAAAAACATGTCTGCTTACGACCCGAATAAAAATTCATTAAAAAACTGGATTGCTACGATTACGAAATATAAGGCGATTGATTATCAAAGGCAATATAAAAGATTTTTGCAGCAACATGAATTAGAGGATCATATGTTAATCGAGCATAACTCTGTAGAAGCACATGTCGTTGAAAATATGCTAAGCAGTGAGACAGAGCAAATACTCTCCTCCTTGAAAAAAGAGGATCAAGTCCTTTTTTTACAGCATTATGGCGAGCAAAAAACTGTGGACGAATTGGCTGAAGCACGCGGAGTTAATAAGTCGGTGATCTATAACCGATTATCGCGTGGTCGCAAAAAGTTACGCGCAGCCTTTCGTAACAGACTACATTTTTAGGAGGGATTCACTTGAAGGATTTACTGAAAAAATTTAATGATGAAAAAATAGATTTAGATCAATTGGATGTACAGCCATTAACCGATTTAGAAAAAAAGGTAATTAAAAAAAGACTCAAAAAGAAATTAATGAGACGACGCTCTATGCCAGTAAAAGTTATCGCGTCGGTTGCCTCTCTTGCTCTTGTTTCGATTATTGCAGTCAATTCTAATTTTGCTCTCGCGGATATTCCGATTATTGGTGCGAAATTAGAAGCATTCGTCTATTCACAGCAAGATTCACTGACAGATTACAAAACGATACTTGGTGAATCCGTTGAAGACAATGGCGTGAAAGTCACGTTAAATGAGGTTATTTTAGACGATGGTCAACTTCTTATTAGCAGCACCTTTCATACAAAGTTAAATGGCGATGATTTAAATTATAATTGGTTTTCTGATATTGATGTGTATATAGATGGGAGAAAAATCGAAATGGGTGGCGGCGGTGGTCCAGAAGAAATAACAGAGTCCTATATTCATTATTTTTGGAGTGCCGATGTTGGACAATTGGATTTACAAAAGGAAAAATCCATTCGCATCGTTTTTAATGATTTAAGAAGAAGTGATAGAGACGAAATAATCAAAGGAAAATGGCATTTTAAATTTAAAGCATCCGCAGAAAAATTATTCGCAAATACAAAAACGGTTCCGATTAATCAACAGTTTACTTTAGAAAATGGGCAAACGATTGACGTTCAATCCCTTGTTTTAACACCGATTTCTTCAAAAATTGTTTATGAAATGCCGAATGTTTCGGATTATGTTTACTTTAAAATCGAAAATGAACACGGAGAAGAAATTCAAGCAACTTCTGCCCAATATGGCGACGGTGGAAGCTATAATCGTTTTGTGGCGATTGATGGTGGAAAAATTAAAATTATTCCGGTGCTTGAGATGAGGGATCTCAATAATAGATACTTACCTGAACAGATTCTTGAGCATGAAGTTATCGAACTGGATTTAAGTAAGTAATAAATAGAGCCCTTGCACACGTATATCAACATGTACAAGGGCTTAATTTCTTACTATAAAAACGTGTCCTTTACATCATTTTTTTGGTTCATTTTCAAAAGTTAGCCCATACATATTTTCTTTTGCTTTCATATTCCAAACTGTTTTTTCATCTTTATCGTTTTTGGGATGGGCTTTATCTCCAACCATTGTGATTAAGATGTATAATAGTGAAACGACAACAATAATGACAACTAACATTAAGGAGATAAAAACTACTTTTCGTTTCAATTACTTCCCGCCCTTCGTTTGGCGCTCCCATAAAAGGAGTGATGGATAAGGGTCAAATGCCCACTCTGTTCGACCATTAAATTTATACATGCCATAATGCAAATGAGGTGCAAACTTACCGGAAGTGCCCTCTTTCCCGTAACCACTACTTCCGACATACCCAATGAGTGTCCCTGGTTCTACGATGTCACCTTGTGCAAGACCTTTTTGGAAACCGTTTAAATGGGCATAATAATGATACGTATTAAGATGATCACGAATGCCAATGCGCCAACCACCAAAATCATTCCAACCCATTATTTCAACGACGCCATAAGTTGTGGAATAGACTTGTGTCCCATATCCAGCAAAAAGGTCTGTCCCTTCATGCATGCGGCGCCCTC is part of the Solibacillus sp. FSL K6-1523 genome and harbors:
- a CDS encoding DUF4179 domain-containing protein; the protein is MKDLLKKFNDEKIDLDQLDVQPLTDLEKKVIKKRLKKKLMRRRSMPVKVIASVASLALVSIIAVNSNFALADIPIIGAKLEAFVYSQQDSLTDYKTILGESVEDNGVKVTLNEVILDDGQLLISSTFHTKLNGDDLNYNWFSDIDVYIDGRKIEMGGGGGPEEITESYIHYFWSADVGQLDLQKEKSIRIVFNDLRRSDRDEIIKGKWHFKFKASAEKLFANTKTVPINQQFTLENGQTIDVQSLVLTPISSKIVYEMPNVSDYVYFKIENEHGEEIQATSAQYGDGGSYNRFVAIDGGKIKIIPVLEMRDLNNRYLPEQILEHEVIELDLSK
- a CDS encoding YrvL family regulatory protein, which gives rise to MNKLKSIFGILIALFAFLVIIGIVIAVEVFALILLGFTYDSWQSFALFIIVFGIVEFILSSFMQNFVALKMQSHHAFHKFWGQLLISITLMLIAVNVMESISIPVMGAVIYAIITAVLYHIIDVVEKKNQKETDA
- a CDS encoding sigma-70 family RNA polymerase sigma factor, with amino-acid sequence MEITEENVVEQLFKKNEKALFYVVDQYGGIIKAVMKKYLGNLEIIQDECFDDVLLLVWKNMSAYDPNKNSLKNWIATITKYKAIDYQRQYKRFLQQHELEDHMLIEHNSVEAHVVENMLSSETEQILSSLKKEDQVLFLQHYGEQKTVDELAEARGVNKSVIYNRLSRGRKKLRAAFRNRLHF